TTCGGTTTTGAAGTGATGGCTGGCCACAATCGTGATGCGCGTGGTGACCCGGAATTCCGCGGGTGGGAAGAACACGGCCATGAAGCGTTTGCTGACCAGGTCGTAGATCTTGGCTTCGGCTTCGCTCAGCTCCTTGGGAACCTGCAAGGTAGGGATAATGGCAAAGTGATCGGAGATCTTTTTGTTGTCAAAAATGCGCTTGTTGGGCCGGACCCAGCTGTTTTGCAGGATTTTCTTTGCAAAGGGCGCATTGCGGCGTGCCAGCAGCGAGTCGGCGCCTACGATGGCCTCAAAGGTCTGTTTGACCGTACTTTGATAGTCCTCGGGCAGGTAGCGCGAGTCAGTACGCGGGTAAGTCAGCGCCTTGTGGCGTTCGTACAGGCTTTGCGCCAACGCCAGCGTGGTTTTGGCGGTAAAGCCGAAACGGGAGTTGGCTTCGCGTTGCAGGGAGGTCAGGTCAAACAGGCCCGGCGACATGGAGGTCGAGGGCTTGGATTCTTCGGTAACGGTGCCGTCTTTATGGCGGCACGCAACAACCACCGATTGCGCACTGGCGGCCGACCACAGGCGGTTGTCCTTTTTCTCGGGGTCGTGTTCATCCTTTTTGAAGGCCGGATCGAACCACTTGCCTTCATACAGACCGCCAGCGGCTACGAAGGTGGCATGCACTTCCCAGTAGTCGCGTGATTTGAACTGGCGGATTTTTTCTTCACGTTCGAAAACAATCGCCAGGGTCGGGGTCTGGACCCGGCCGATAGGCGTTTTGAAAAACCCCCCGTCCTTGCTGTTGAAGGCAGTCATGGCGCGCGTGCCGTTGATGCCGATCAGCCAGTCGGCTTCCGCACGCGAACGCGCTGCCGCTTCCAGCGGTTTCATTACGCTGTCGTCGCGCAGGTTGTCAAAGGCCTCGATAATGGCGTTGCGTGTCATGGACTGCAGCCACAGCCGTTTGATGGGTTTATTGACGCCCGCATACTGGATTATGTAGCGGAAGATCAATTCTCCCTCGCGCCCGGCGTCGCATGCATTGATAATGGCGGTGACATCCTTGCGTTTGAGCAGGCGCACCAGCATTTTAAGCCGATCGGTGGCTTTTTTGTCCGACGGTTTGAGGTCGAACGCTTTGGCCGGGATGGCCGGCAGATGATTGAAGGACCATTTGCCGCGGACAACATCGTCGGGATTGGTCAGGGTTAGCAAGTGCCCTACGCTGGACGACAGGACATACTGGTCGTTCTCAAAGTAGTCGCCTTCACGATGCATGCCGCCCAAGGCACGGGAGATATCGAGTGCAACTGAAGGTTTCTCAGCGATAATCAGGGTTTTCGTCATGGTTTTCCGAAGTTATGAACCGCAAGCGGATGTGTTATTTTTCACCGAGTGTACTACACGGCTATTTTCCACACAGCTATAATCGCTTGCCGTGCTGTTTCTGGTGGCCGGCACTTTCCCGGCAGCCCAACCGCGGATAATACGAGAGGTAATTCAATTGATGCAAGCTCCGACGGCTCATTCTGCACAATCCGGGCATGACCAACTTGTCCGGTGGCGTCGCTTTTTCAATATGGGATTGCGGGTGCTGGGTGTTGGCTTGCTGGCCAGCGGCATTGTGACCTGGATCGCGGCAAACTGGGATGGTCTTGACAAGTTCGAGCGTATTGCCGGTGTTCAGGCGTTGCTGCTTGCCGTAGTGGCCATTGCCCTGGTGCTGGCCTGGCGGGAGCGGCGCAGGTCCGGGTATGCTGCAGGCGCCCACGCCCTTGTGAACGCAAGCAGCCAGGGCGTGCCGGCTTTTGCCGGCGCATTGTTTCTCGCGTGTGTCGTTACCGGCGGGCTGTTTGCGCTTCTGGGGCAAACCTATCAGACCGGGGCCGATCCCTGGACGCTGTTTGGCTGGTGGGCCTTGCTGACGGTTCCCTGGCTGCTGGTTGCCCGCAGCTGGTTCGTCATCGTGCTATGGCTGGTTGTGCTCAATACCGCCATCATATTGCTGCTGGGTACGCAGGTGTTGATCAGCCCGCAGCGTTACACGCCAATGGGTTATGCATGGGTGGTGGCAGGCGTCAATGCGGGCCTGCTGGCGGGTGCCGAGCGTTTGCGCAATCACTATAGCGATCCCTATCGGGTGGTTCCCAGGCTGCTGGCACTTATCATATTGGTCGCCTTGTTTTGTACGCTGGCCGCATCCCTGGAGTCACTCTTTGATGATGAGTCCAACCAGGCCATGTTACTGCAGGCAGTGCTGGTGGGGGCGGTTGTCGCCGGCGGGTTTTATCTTTATC
Above is a window of Advenella kashmirensis WT001 DNA encoding:
- a CDS encoding DUF2157 domain-containing protein — translated: MQAPTAHSAQSGHDQLVRWRRFFNMGLRVLGVGLLASGIVTWIAANWDGLDKFERIAGVQALLLAVVAIALVLAWRERRRSGYAAGAHALVNASSQGVPAFAGALFLACVVTGGLFALLGQTYQTGADPWTLFGWWALLTVPWLLVARSWFVIVLWLVVLNTAIILLLGTQVLISPQRYTPMGYAWVVAGVNAGLLAGAERLRNHYSDPYRVVPRLLALIILVALFCTLAASLESLFDDESNQAMLLQAVLVGAVVAGGFYLYRRVRPDFFILSQLAVFTVLYAGTYVLIASWLFAESMELSVALAFVVALGGMLGCVSWLRKVYQSQSPVAGPAVSSGSATGILATEHASGTVATPTPVQSSAVVATESAATPSRSSPMLFLFSFSFIFLLGLALIVVLDIPLAMAAARHWLPGCWHTLSRTAKGVPAA